The Lachnospiraceae bacterium oral taxon 500 genome window below encodes:
- a CDS encoding sulfatase produces the protein MKKPNILFILSDDQGAWAFGRGGTPELHTPNLDKIAEQGMQMNSFFCASPVCSPARASLLTGRIPSQHGVHDWIRSGNVDADIFKQQGEQNPYGGYADERKPIQYLAGQTAYTDILAEHGYHCALSGKWHLGDSITPQHGFREWYTIGKGGCHYYRPDIVENGKITVKEGEYVTELITDKALLMLDQLSADAETPFYLSVHYTAPHSPWGAEHHPKKWIDYYDSCDFASIPDVPDHPDMAVGKQNGRAKRHENLRGYFAAVSAMDEQIGRILAKLEEKGLAENTVLIFAADNGMNMGHHGIWGKGNGTFPLNMYDTSVKVPFLIAYPPLIQAGSVCEEMVSAYDFFPTLLDLLGLSSELPAGLPGKSFLPLLKGEEADGRESVVIFDEYGPVRMIRQKEWKYVHHYAYGQHELYHLAADPGEEHNLYGQPEYEEKVLELHRQLDQWYETYADPKKDGLKEEVTGLGQLCLAGSAGIRVHRYYPWGDKTEGGA, from the coding sequence ATGAAAAAACCGAATATTTTATTTATATTATCCGATGATCAGGGTGCATGGGCGTTTGGCCGGGGCGGCACGCCGGAACTGCATACGCCCAATTTGGATAAAATCGCCGAACAGGGCATGCAGATGAACAGCTTTTTCTGCGCTTCACCGGTCTGTTCACCGGCCAGAGCCTCGCTTCTGACCGGCCGGATTCCGTCGCAGCATGGGGTGCATGACTGGATTCGCTCCGGCAATGTCGATGCTGATATTTTTAAGCAGCAGGGCGAGCAAAATCCTTATGGCGGTTATGCCGATGAACGCAAGCCAATTCAGTACTTGGCCGGTCAGACAGCGTACACCGATATCTTAGCGGAGCATGGCTATCACTGCGCACTGTCCGGTAAATGGCATTTGGGCGACAGCATTACGCCGCAGCACGGTTTTCGGGAGTGGTATACCATTGGCAAGGGGGGCTGTCATTATTACCGGCCGGATATTGTCGAAAATGGTAAAATTACAGTCAAAGAGGGCGAGTATGTAACCGAACTGATTACAGATAAAGCACTCTTGATGTTGGATCAGCTGTCGGCCGATGCAGAAACGCCGTTTTATTTAAGCGTTCATTATACCGCGCCGCATTCGCCGTGGGGAGCCGAACACCATCCCAAGAAATGGATTGATTATTATGACAGCTGTGATTTTGCCAGTATCCCGGACGTGCCGGATCACCCCGATATGGCGGTCGGCAAGCAAAACGGCCGAGCGAAGCGCCATGAAAACCTAAGAGGCTACTTTGCCGCGGTCAGCGCAATGGACGAGCAAATTGGCCGGATTTTGGCGAAATTGGAGGAAAAAGGGCTGGCGGAGAATACCGTCCTGATTTTTGCCGCCGATAACGGCATGAATATGGGGCATCACGGCATTTGGGGCAAGGGCAACGGGACATTCCCGCTCAATATGTATGATACTTCAGTTAAGGTGCCGTTTTTGATTGCGTATCCGCCATTGATTCAGGCAGGCAGCGTGTGTGAGGAAATGGTCAGCGCCTATGACTTTTTCCCGACTCTGCTGGACTTGCTGGGGCTTTCATCAGAATTGCCGGCAGGTTTGCCGGGCAAAAGCTTTCTGCCGCTGCTGAAGGGTGAAGAGGCGGACGGCCGGGAGTCGGTGGTTATTTTTGACGAATACGGTCCGGTTCGGATGATTCGGCAAAAGGAGTGGAAGTATGTCCATCATTACGCTTACGGACAGCATGAGCTTTATCATTTAGCAGCCGATCCGGGTGAGGAGCATAATTTGTACGGTCAGCCCGAATATGAGGAAAAAGTGCTGGAACTGCACCGGCAGTTGGATCAGTGGTATGAAACCTATGCTGACCCGAAAAAAGACGGCTTGAAAGAAGAAGTAACCGGTCTTGGCCAGCTTTGTTTGGCGGGCAGTGCCGGAATCCGAGTGCACCGCTATTATCCGTGGGGGGATAAGACGGAAGGCGGAGCGTAA
- a CDS encoding ABC transporter substrate-binding protein, with translation MKVRGKKHGSQMIGLLLALVLLLSACGTAAPQEEKKKAEERPTLRWLTTGDAAAKPIEENDRVIQAIEDKLGIDLVVEVVPEGSVEKVNVAMASGSLPDIVTGAFGTSATQQWVKDGMVIALDDYLAAAPALKKRLDEDYAWDLTDGKHYGVPFITQFKSANTLVVMRQDWLDKLNLKYPTTLEEMKAVLLAFTKNDPDGNGKDDTYGYTATKPGSNGSPFEWVFFGYGIPYADYSLDKDGNVIPFFEDPAYVEAMKYIKELWDAGAIDPELMLNTNPKKEEKFYQGKTGAMLAPLFRHVNRIESSLKQLYPDASIAYGMAPKGPDGKFGLSKQGKNGMYTCVTADCKAPEKAVALLDLLLSEEGINLVRLGIEGVHYTKDGDKIVLNEEERAKDAFSPNGWAHALAWGVFFWPLESSYLPETEPARDRALESVELATACQVKNLISTKTPLEVKNGGMLADIEVQYFSDMLQGKIGIEEGVKKLSEEWRKQGGEELLKEINEIYKSSKK, from the coding sequence TGCTGCTTTCGGCCTGCGGCACGGCTGCGCCGCAAGAAGAGAAGAAGAAAGCCGAAGAGCGGCCAACGCTGCGCTGGTTGACCACGGGTGACGCAGCGGCTAAGCCGATTGAAGAAAATGACCGGGTCATTCAGGCAATTGAAGACAAGCTGGGGATTGACTTGGTAGTAGAAGTAGTACCGGAAGGCTCGGTTGAGAAAGTCAATGTGGCTATGGCCTCCGGCTCGCTGCCGGATATTGTCACCGGTGCTTTTGGCACCAGCGCCACCCAGCAATGGGTGAAAGACGGCATGGTCATTGCTTTGGACGATTATTTAGCGGCCGCGCCGGCTTTGAAAAAAAGACTGGATGAGGATTATGCCTGGGATTTGACTGATGGCAAGCACTACGGCGTGCCTTTTATCACTCAGTTTAAGAGCGCCAATACTTTAGTCGTCATGCGTCAGGACTGGCTGGATAAGCTGAACCTGAAATATCCGACTACTTTAGAGGAAATGAAAGCAGTTCTGCTGGCGTTTACCAAAAATGACCCGGACGGCAACGGCAAGGACGATACTTATGGTTATACGGCGACCAAGCCGGGCAGCAACGGCAGTCCCTTTGAGTGGGTGTTCTTTGGCTACGGCATACCTTATGCCGATTACTCGCTGGACAAAGACGGCAATGTGATTCCTTTCTTTGAAGACCCGGCCTATGTAGAAGCCATGAAATACATCAAGGAATTGTGGGATGCCGGAGCAATTGATCCGGAACTGATGCTTAACACCAATCCGAAAAAAGAAGAAAAGTTTTATCAGGGTAAGACCGGCGCTATGCTGGCACCACTGTTCCGGCATGTCAATCGGATTGAAAGCAGCTTAAAGCAGCTTTATCCGGATGCCAGCATTGCCTATGGCATGGCTCCGAAAGGCCCGGACGGAAAGTTCGGCTTGAGTAAACAGGGCAAAAATGGAATGTATACCTGCGTTACTGCGGACTGCAAGGCACCGGAAAAGGCAGTTGCTTTGCTTGACCTGCTTCTGTCGGAAGAAGGTATCAATCTGGTGCGTCTTGGCATTGAGGGTGTGCATTACACCAAGGACGGCGATAAGATTGTTTTAAATGAAGAAGAAAGAGCCAAGGATGCTTTTTCGCCGAACGGCTGGGCACACGCACTGGCTTGGGGAGTATTCTTCTGGCCGCTGGAAAGCAGTTATTTGCCGGAAACAGAACCGGCCAGAGACCGGGCACTGGAGTCGGTGGAACTGGCAACCGCCTGTCAGGTGAAGAACTTAATTTCCACCAAGACACCGCTGGAAGTGAAAAACGGCGGTATGTTAGCCGATATTGAGGTTCAGTATTTTTCTGATATGCTTCAAGGCAAAATCGGCATTGAGGAGGGCGTCAAAAAGCTGTCCGAAGAATGGCGCAAGCAGGGCGGCGAGGAATTGCTGAAGGAAATCAACGAGATTTATAAAAGCAGCAAAAAATAG
- a CDS encoding threonine synthase, whose amino-acid sequence MLTYQSTRGGEKGISAAEAIVRGIAADRGLFVPAFFPYLPKAAEEYAGYSYQELATEILALYLPDFTGEEIAGCVRRAYGQQFDTPEVAPVVKKGGYYFLELFHGPTYAFKDMALQILPELMKTAAEKQKIGKQILILTATSGDTGKAAMQGFAGVDGTKIMVFYPKDGVSFIQEYQMCSQEGANVEAVGIRGNFDDAQTGVKNLFQDSDFLRLLSEQGYLASSANSINIGRLVPQIVYYIYAYAQLIRSGELQPGEKLDVVVPSGNFGNLLAAYYARKMGLPLGVLLAASNENKVIADFLTGNIYDKNRKMILTKSPSMDILISSNLERLLYDIAGETETSRCMRELQAEGRYQISAEQRAAMGELYGEFAGETECSRTIRDFYEKEGYLMDTHTAVAAAVAAKTKKLKDKTLIVSTASPYKFSAAVLEALGGGQRAESFALPEELHERTGAPVPDGIAGLKNKPLRFTEVIDREEMKAAVLRFLK is encoded by the coding sequence ATGTTAACCTATCAAAGTACCAGAGGCGGAGAGAAAGGAATTTCGGCGGCAGAAGCCATTGTTAGAGGGATCGCTGCTGACAGGGGTTTATTTGTGCCTGCGTTTTTTCCCTACTTACCCAAAGCAGCTGAAGAATATGCCGGATACAGTTATCAAGAGCTGGCGACAGAGATTTTGGCGTTGTATCTGCCGGATTTTACCGGCGAAGAGATTGCCGGCTGTGTTCGGCGGGCTTACGGTCAGCAGTTTGATACGCCGGAAGTTGCGCCGGTAGTTAAAAAAGGCGGTTATTATTTTTTGGAATTGTTTCACGGGCCAACGTATGCTTTTAAAGATATGGCCTTGCAGATTTTGCCGGAGCTGATGAAAACGGCAGCTGAAAAACAGAAAATCGGCAAGCAGATTTTGATTTTGACGGCCACATCCGGTGACACTGGTAAAGCGGCCATGCAGGGATTTGCCGGAGTAGACGGAACCAAGATTATGGTTTTTTATCCCAAAGACGGCGTTTCCTTTATTCAGGAATATCAGATGTGCTCACAGGAAGGTGCGAATGTAGAGGCGGTCGGAATCCGGGGCAATTTTGACGATGCCCAGACCGGCGTCAAAAACTTATTTCAGGATTCGGATTTTCTGCGGCTGTTGTCAGAGCAGGGATATTTGGCCAGCAGTGCCAATTCCATCAATATCGGGCGGTTAGTACCGCAAATCGTTTATTATATTTATGCCTATGCTCAGCTTATCCGGAGCGGGGAGCTGCAGCCCGGCGAAAAACTGGACGTGGTAGTGCCGAGCGGTAACTTCGGGAATCTCTTGGCGGCTTATTATGCCCGGAAAATGGGACTGCCGCTGGGCGTGCTGCTGGCTGCTTCTAATGAAAACAAGGTGATTGCCGATTTTCTGACCGGCAATATTTATGATAAAAACCGGAAAATGATTTTAACCAAGTCACCGTCAATGGATATCCTGATTTCTTCCAATTTGGAGCGTCTGCTGTATGATATTGCCGGAGAAACCGAAACCAGCCGCTGCATGCGGGAATTGCAGGCGGAGGGGCGCTATCAAATCAGTGCCGAACAAAGAGCGGCGATGGGAGAACTATACGGAGAGTTTGCCGGAGAAACGGAGTGCAGCCGGACAATCCGTGATTTTTATGAAAAAGAGGGCTATCTGATGGATACCCATACTGCGGTGGCAGCCGCCGTTGCGGCCAAAACGAAAAAATTAAAGGATAAGACGCTGATAGTATCGACGGCCAGTCCGTATAAGTTTTCGGCAGCGGTGCTGGAGGCTTTGGGCGGCGGCCAGCGGGCCGAAAGCTTTGCTTTGCCGGAGGAGCTTCACGAAAGAACCGGCGCACCGGTTCCGGATGGGATTGCCGGACTTAAAAACAAGCCGCTGCGGTTTACGGAAGTCATTGACCGGGAAGAAATGAAGGCGGCGGTGCTCCGCTTTTTAAAGTAA
- a CDS encoding ATPase, whose translation MKQERQLRPRDRYLNQLIAFQDKEPVKVVTGIRRCGKSSLLKLMQQHLLTSGIQPEQIVAVNFESIEYHDMDYKAFYQFIKGKILADKKMYLFFDELQRLNQWEDVVNSLRVDFDCDIYITGSNAYLLSSEYSTYLAGRYLEIKMYPLSFREFILFHGYQLKKYSAPGGEMKKRAYNAAGERVELSDLFAAYLRYGGMPGIADIGLTQDAAMILLDGIYSTVVIRDILEREKRRGQRQITDVELLRKIVLFLADNIGNNTSLNSVSNTLISENLVIDRSKQGKPAIQTIAAYIAALKESYLFYDVKRFDIKGREYLKTLGKYYIADIGLRNYLLGFRDRDRGHILENIVYFELRGRGYDVAVGKVDDLEVDFVADNGEEKIYIQVAETMRSEEIRSRELKPLQKIRNNYEKIVISLDRGLDAEYEGIKSIRLMDWLLSE comes from the coding sequence TTGAAACAGGAGCGACAATTAAGGCCGCGTGACAGATATTTAAATCAATTGATTGCTTTTCAGGATAAAGAACCGGTAAAGGTTGTTACCGGAATTCGGCGTTGCGGTAAATCCAGCTTGCTTAAGCTAATGCAGCAGCATTTGCTGACGTCTGGAATTCAGCCGGAGCAAATTGTGGCGGTTAATTTTGAATCAATCGAATACCACGACATGGATTATAAGGCTTTTTATCAATTTATTAAAGGAAAAATATTGGCAGATAAAAAAATGTATTTGTTTTTTGATGAATTGCAAAGACTGAATCAATGGGAAGACGTGGTTAATTCCTTGCGGGTTGATTTTGACTGCGACATTTATATTACCGGTTCTAATGCGTATCTTTTGTCCTCAGAGTATTCGACTTATTTAGCGGGCAGATATTTGGAAATAAAAATGTATCCTTTATCTTTTCGGGAATTCATTTTATTTCATGGTTATCAGCTAAAAAAATATTCTGCGCCGGGTGGGGAAATGAAAAAAAGAGCATATAATGCAGCCGGCGAAAGAGTAGAACTTTCTGATTTATTTGCGGCGTATCTGCGTTACGGTGGGATGCCGGGCATAGCGGACATCGGGTTGACGCAGGATGCGGCCATGATTTTGCTGGATGGTATTTATTCGACTGTGGTGATTCGGGATATTTTAGAGCGAGAGAAGCGGCGAGGACAAAGACAAATTACAGATGTGGAACTTTTGCGCAAAATTGTATTATTTTTAGCGGATAATATCGGAAATAATACATCCCTAAATTCTGTCAGTAATACGTTGATATCGGAAAATTTGGTGATAGACCGGAGCAAGCAGGGAAAGCCTGCTATACAGACGATTGCCGCATATATCGCAGCACTTAAGGAGTCGTATTTGTTTTATGATGTCAAACGCTTTGATATTAAGGGGAGAGAGTACTTAAAGACATTGGGGAAGTATTATATTGCCGATATCGGGCTGCGCAATTATTTGCTGGGATTTAGGGATAGAGACAGGGGACATATCTTGGAAAATATAGTATATTTTGAATTGCGCGGGCGAGGCTATGATGTTGCGGTTGGAAAAGTAGACGATTTGGAAGTGGACTTCGTGGCAGATAATGGAGAAGAAAAGATATACATTCAGGTGGCTGAAACGATGCGGAGTGAAGAAATTAGAAGCCGGGAACTAAAGCCACTGCAAAAGATTCGAAATAATTATGAAAAAATAGTGATATCCCTTGACCGTGGTTTGGACGCAGAATATGAGGGAATTAAGTCGATTCGGCTGATGGATTGGCTGCTTTCGGAGTAG